The Streptomyces achromogenes genome window below encodes:
- a CDS encoding spore-associated protein — protein MRFTHSMLGAAALAALSLGATTALAAPASAAPNTTPQKVCGTGYKTVNSAAVGSLGTVYLAYNASNGNNCVVTIRNNPGTAVDMSAWIYVPDTNEGDSDYGRYTSYAGPSYVIGKGYCVDWGGGIDNTYVQVTGSNCASLTEHRTTHTR, from the coding sequence ATGCGCTTCACTCACTCCATGCTGGGCGCCGCGGCGCTGGCGGCTCTGTCGCTGGGCGCCACGACCGCTCTGGCGGCACCCGCGTCCGCCGCACCCAACACCACACCCCAGAAGGTCTGCGGAACCGGCTACAAGACCGTGAACTCCGCGGCCGTCGGCTCGCTGGGCACCGTCTACCTGGCCTACAACGCCTCCAACGGCAACAACTGCGTCGTCACCATCCGCAACAACCCCGGCACCGCCGTGGACATGTCCGCCTGGATCTACGTCCCGGACACCAACGAGGGTGACAGCGACTACGGGCGCTACACCTCGTACGCCGGGCCGTCCTACGTCATCGGCAAGGGCTACTGCGTCGACTGGGGCGGCGGCATCGACAACACCTACGTACAGGTGACCGGCTCCAACTGCGCCTCGCTCACCGAGCACCGGACCACCCACACCCGCTGA
- a CDS encoding helix-turn-helix domain-containing protein produces MPIAVDIDVMLAKRKMSVGELADRIGITPANLAVLKNGRARAVRFATLAALCEALECQPGDLLRWETEDATADD; encoded by the coding sequence ATGCCGATCGCCGTCGACATCGACGTGATGCTGGCCAAGCGGAAGATGTCCGTGGGCGAACTGGCGGACCGCATAGGGATCACGCCCGCCAACCTCGCGGTACTCAAGAACGGCCGCGCACGGGCGGTGCGCTTCGCGACGCTCGCCGCGCTCTGCGAGGCGCTCGAGTGCCAGCCGGGCGACCTGCTGCGCTGGGAGACCGAGGACGCCACCGCAGACGATTGA
- a CDS encoding VOC family protein, protein MTGQLFAICFNATRPSELARFWSGVLGWEPAGGPDGDIAILPPDPAGFRIRFLPGQEPKTGQNRAHFDLTSIDPQDQRRTVARALELGANHIDVGQLPEEGHVVLADPDGNEFCVIEAGNRFLADTGFIGALACDGTQEVGYFWSEALRWPLVWDQDQETAIQSPSGGTKITWGGPPVAPKTGANRLYLELALPADADGEAETDRLISLGATRTDTREGDGGRLLMLDPDGNEFALRRLR, encoded by the coding sequence ATGACCGGCCAGCTGTTCGCAATCTGCTTCAACGCCACCCGACCGTCGGAACTGGCGCGGTTCTGGTCCGGGGTCCTCGGCTGGGAACCGGCGGGCGGTCCGGACGGCGACATCGCGATCCTGCCCCCCGATCCCGCCGGATTCCGTATCCGTTTCCTGCCCGGCCAGGAGCCGAAGACCGGCCAGAACCGGGCGCACTTCGACCTGACGAGCATCGACCCGCAGGATCAACGGCGGACCGTGGCCAGGGCCCTGGAACTCGGCGCGAACCACATCGACGTGGGCCAACTCCCGGAAGAGGGGCACGTGGTGCTCGCCGATCCGGACGGCAACGAGTTCTGCGTCATCGAGGCGGGCAACAGGTTCCTCGCCGACACCGGCTTCATCGGGGCGCTGGCCTGTGACGGTACGCAGGAGGTCGGCTACTTCTGGAGCGAGGCGCTGCGGTGGCCGCTGGTCTGGGACCAGGACCAGGAGACCGCGATCCAGTCGCCGAGCGGCGGTACGAAGATCACGTGGGGTGGCCCGCCGGTGGCTCCGAAGACGGGGGCGAACAGGCTGTACCTGGAGCTCGCGCTCCCCGCCGACGCCGATGGGGAGGCGGAGACGGACCGCCTGATCTCGCTCGGCGCGACGCGAACCGACACCCGTGAGGGCGACGGCGGCCGGCTGCTCATGCTCGACCCGGACGGCAACGAGTTCGCCCTGCGAAGGCTTCGTTAG
- a CDS encoding aldo/keto reductase → MRKRSLRDLQVSAVGLGCMGMSAFYGSTDQDEGIATIRRGLELGVNFLDTAQMYGPLTNESLVGEAVRGHRDEYVIATKFNYRMDDAVPGDISTVGPQDGSAEHVRSSVHGSLERLGTDHIDLYYQHRVDPNVPIEETVGALAELVAEGKVRHIGLSEASAETIRRAHAVHPVTAVQSEYSLWSRDVEAEVLPACRELGIGFVPYSPLGRGFLAGRFASLDELDANDWRRENPRFQDANLKANLRLAEKVKEIAAEKEVTPAQLAIAWVLAQGEDLVPIPGTKRRSYLEQNAAATAIALSEDDLARIDAELPEAAGQRYDEAGMRSVNR, encoded by the coding sequence ATGCGGAAGCGCAGTCTGCGGGACCTCCAGGTATCGGCCGTCGGCCTGGGGTGCATGGGCATGTCCGCCTTCTACGGGTCCACCGATCAGGACGAGGGGATCGCGACCATCCGGCGCGGCCTGGAACTCGGGGTGAACTTCCTCGACACCGCGCAGATGTACGGGCCGCTCACCAACGAGTCCCTCGTCGGCGAGGCGGTCCGGGGACATCGCGACGAGTACGTGATCGCGACGAAATTCAACTACCGGATGGACGACGCGGTACCCGGCGACATCAGCACGGTCGGCCCGCAGGACGGTTCGGCCGAGCACGTCCGCAGTTCGGTGCACGGTTCCCTGGAGCGACTGGGCACCGACCACATCGACCTCTACTACCAGCACCGGGTCGACCCGAACGTCCCCATCGAGGAGACGGTCGGCGCGCTGGCCGAGCTGGTCGCCGAGGGCAAGGTGCGCCACATCGGCCTGAGTGAGGCGAGCGCGGAGACCATTCGGCGCGCCCACGCCGTGCACCCCGTCACGGCGGTGCAGAGCGAGTACTCGCTGTGGTCGCGGGACGTGGAGGCCGAGGTGCTGCCCGCCTGCCGTGAGCTGGGCATCGGGTTCGTCCCGTACTCGCCGCTCGGCCGCGGTTTCCTCGCCGGGCGGTTCGCCTCGCTGGACGAGCTGGACGCGAACGACTGGCGTCGCGAGAACCCGCGCTTCCAGGACGCCAACCTGAAGGCGAACCTGCGGCTGGCGGAGAAGGTCAAGGAGATCGCCGCCGAGAAGGAGGTGACTCCGGCCCAGCTGGCCATCGCCTGGGTGCTGGCGCAGGGCGAGGACCTGGTGCCGATCCCGGGCACCAAGCGCCGCAGTTACCTGGAACAGAACGCCGCCGCGACCGCCATCGCGCTGAGCGAGGACGACCTGGCCCGCATCGACGCCGAGCTGCCCGAGGCGGCGGGCCAGCGGTACGACGAGGCAGGGATGCGAAGCGTCAATCGCTGA
- a CDS encoding RICIN domain-containing protein, which produces MDPPCPIPRTPAPVRARQRDARPASPPRAAALSLLGAFAAPAQAADAVEHYGNAATGSCLDDSFAYGLRGFGCNSQDFQNWRVHVWNDGTRQFRNIATGRCLYDDGVTLDTRSCNSSTQQSWWVWQRGGGAISLENQATGECLDDSQFGLRTIGCQAGNPHQNWR; this is translated from the coding sequence ATGGACCCGCCATGCCCCATTCCGAGAACACCCGCCCCCGTCCGCGCCCGACAGCGCGACGCCAGGCCGGCATCGCCACCGCGGGCCGCCGCCCTTTCCCTGCTCGGCGCGTTCGCCGCACCGGCCCAGGCGGCCGACGCCGTCGAGCACTACGGCAATGCCGCCACCGGATCCTGCCTCGACGACAGCTTCGCCTACGGCCTGCGCGGCTTCGGCTGCAACAGCCAGGACTTCCAGAACTGGCGCGTTCACGTGTGGAACGACGGCACCCGCCAGTTCCGCAACATCGCCACCGGTCGCTGCCTGTACGACGACGGAGTCACCCTCGACACCCGGTCCTGCAACTCCTCGACCCAGCAGAGCTGGTGGGTGTGGCAGCGCGGCGGGGGCGCGATCTCCCTCGAGAACCAGGCGACCGGCGAATGCCTGGACGACAGCCAGTTCGGCCTGCGCACCATCGGATGCCAGGCAGGCAACCCGCACCAGAACTGGCGGTGA
- a CDS encoding DUF2975 domain-containing protein, with the protein MGKLTVRALRAVLVVVLAGTVFVQASMVWALATDPEDGSLPLTPLRVLTIAGMVSVQVALVCVWRLVTMVRRGTVFSHSAFRYVDGVIGAIVAAALVWFAVTAVNAPGQRDDPGVTVIMGGVGVAILGIALIVLVLRMLLVQAVARDVEAVRMQAELDEVI; encoded by the coding sequence GTGGGAAAACTGACCGTGCGTGCGCTGCGCGCCGTGCTCGTGGTGGTGCTCGCCGGCACCGTGTTCGTCCAGGCGTCCATGGTGTGGGCACTGGCCACCGACCCGGAGGACGGATCCCTCCCGCTGACCCCGCTGCGCGTGCTCACGATCGCGGGCATGGTGTCGGTCCAGGTCGCCCTGGTGTGCGTATGGCGGCTGGTGACGATGGTGCGCCGCGGAACCGTGTTCTCCCACTCCGCCTTCCGGTACGTGGACGGAGTGATCGGCGCGATCGTGGCGGCCGCCCTCGTGTGGTTCGCGGTGACGGCCGTGAATGCGCCCGGCCAGCGGGACGACCCCGGCGTCACCGTCATCATGGGCGGGGTCGGCGTGGCCATCCTGGGGATCGCGCTCATCGTGCTCGTGCTGCGGATGCTGCTCGTCCAGGCCGTCGCGCGCGATGTCGAAGCGGTTCGGATGCAGGCCGAGTTGGACGAGGTGATCTGA
- a CDS encoding ATP-binding protein, protein MQGAFATTVRRLRLRAGLTQEALSERSGVSVSTIRGMETGKRRNPQLASVRQLASALDLRPAELDELLTAAAGAAERTTIPVPRQLPAPPAPFVGRHDELDRLDAALRSASGAAAPVVITAVAGSGGVGKSWLALHWAHRNADRFPDGQLFVDLRGFSPDGDPMDPAVAVRGFLDALGVDPGRIPVAPHAQAALFRSLVADKRMLLVLDNAADTAQVTSLLPGGHTCTVAVTSRNRLSGLITGHGARHLPVGTLTDTEADELLVARLGSARVETEPSAVAELVGLCGGFPLALSIVAGRAHTHPHLSLADLADELRDGTLDVLDDADPAASLPAVLSLSHRALTAEEAEVFALLAIAPGPDIGLPAAISLTGLGRSRTRAVLRRLEQASLVDQDAAGRYRMHDLIRRYAATAHHLADTTRETALRRVLDFYTHTAYAADRLLDSHRDPIELAPPLPACRPQPLPDIPAAMEWFDTEHRNLLAAQRTAVAHAFHHTSWQLAWALYDFHYRRGHRHDQLGVWQIAVDSAGRLPDSGAQILTYRLLGRAHVVLGHHQEAIAAMNRALALSEQQNDRALQAQAHYTLASIWPDGRRALEHARRSLDLYRGLDQPIGEANALNAVGWYAARLGEHDTAREHCRSALALYQQHQDVNGQAQTLDSLGYIDHHSGRHHDAVRHYLQAMSLYRDLDNTYETADTLDRLGHTHAALGHRDRALDVWRQARNLYRRQGRDQEAKQVDRQLDALSRGGHPDGAR, encoded by the coding sequence ATGCAAGGTGCCTTCGCCACGACGGTCCGCCGGCTCCGGTTACGTGCGGGGCTGACCCAGGAAGCCCTGTCCGAGCGTTCCGGCGTCTCCGTCAGCACGATCCGCGGCATGGAAACCGGCAAACGGCGCAACCCACAGCTCGCGTCGGTACGCCAACTGGCCTCCGCACTCGACCTACGGCCGGCCGAGCTGGACGAACTGCTGACCGCGGCGGCGGGCGCGGCCGAACGCACGACGATCCCGGTCCCGCGCCAACTACCCGCCCCACCAGCCCCGTTCGTGGGCCGCCATGACGAACTGGACCGGCTGGACGCCGCACTGCGGTCCGCTTCGGGTGCGGCGGCCCCCGTGGTCATCACCGCGGTCGCCGGGTCCGGCGGCGTCGGCAAGTCATGGCTGGCGTTGCACTGGGCGCACCGCAACGCCGACCGATTCCCCGACGGGCAACTCTTCGTCGACCTCAGGGGCTTCAGCCCCGACGGCGACCCCATGGACCCGGCCGTGGCGGTCCGCGGCTTCCTCGACGCGCTGGGCGTCGACCCCGGCCGCATCCCCGTCGCCCCACACGCCCAGGCGGCGTTGTTCCGCAGCCTGGTGGCGGACAAACGGATGCTGCTGGTGCTCGACAACGCCGCGGACACCGCCCAGGTCACTTCACTGCTGCCGGGCGGACACACCTGCACCGTGGCGGTCACCAGCCGCAACCGGCTGTCGGGCCTGATCACCGGCCACGGCGCCCGCCACCTGCCCGTCGGCACGCTCACCGACACCGAGGCCGATGAGCTTCTCGTCGCCCGACTCGGCAGCGCCCGCGTCGAAACCGAGCCCTCGGCGGTCGCGGAGCTCGTCGGTCTGTGCGGCGGGTTCCCGCTGGCGCTGAGCATCGTCGCCGGCCGCGCCCACACCCATCCCCACCTCTCCCTGGCCGACCTGGCCGACGAACTCCGCGACGGCACACTCGACGTACTGGACGACGCCGACCCCGCCGCGAGCCTGCCCGCCGTGCTCTCGTTGTCCCATCGGGCACTGACCGCCGAGGAAGCCGAGGTGTTCGCCCTGCTCGCGATCGCCCCGGGACCCGACATCGGCCTGCCCGCCGCCATCAGCCTCACCGGCCTCGGCAGGAGCCGGACCAGGGCCGTGCTGCGCCGACTGGAGCAGGCGTCCCTGGTCGACCAGGACGCCGCCGGCCGCTACCGGATGCACGACCTCATCCGCCGTTACGCCGCCACCGCCCACCATCTTGCCGACACCACACGCGAGACGGCGCTGCGGCGGGTGCTCGACTTCTACACCCACACCGCGTACGCCGCCGACCGTCTCCTGGATTCCCACCGCGACCCCATCGAGCTCGCCCCGCCGCTGCCCGCGTGCCGTCCACAGCCGCTGCCCGACATCCCGGCCGCGATGGAGTGGTTCGACACCGAGCACAGGAACCTGCTCGCGGCCCAGCGCACCGCCGTCGCCCACGCCTTCCACCACACCTCCTGGCAGCTGGCCTGGGCGCTGTACGACTTCCACTACCGGCGAGGTCACCGCCACGATCAGCTCGGCGTGTGGCAGATCGCAGTCGACTCCGCGGGCCGGCTGCCCGACTCCGGCGCCCAGATCCTCACCTACCGGCTTCTGGGCCGTGCCCACGTCGTGCTCGGGCACCATCAGGAGGCGATCGCCGCCATGAACCGGGCACTCGCCCTCAGCGAGCAGCAGAACGACCGCGCCCTCCAGGCCCAGGCGCACTACACACTCGCGTCGATCTGGCCCGACGGCCGGCGCGCTCTCGAGCACGCCAGACGCTCACTCGACCTGTATCGCGGACTCGACCAGCCGATCGGCGAGGCCAACGCGCTCAACGCCGTGGGCTGGTACGCCGCACGCCTGGGAGAACACGACACCGCCCGCGAGCACTGCCGGTCCGCCCTCGCCCTCTACCAGCAGCACCAGGACGTGAACGGCCAGGCGCAGACCCTGGACAGCCTCGGCTACATCGACCACCACAGCGGACGGCACCACGACGCCGTCCGGCACTACCTCCAGGCCATGAGCCTCTACCGTGACCTCGACAACACCTACGAGACCGCCGACACACTCGACCGGCTCGGTCACACCCATGCCGCACTGGGCCATCGTGACCGGGCTCTCGACGTATGGCGGCAAGCACGGAATCTGTACCGGCGACAAGGACGCGATCAGGAAGCCAAGCAGGTGGACCGACAGCTCGACGCACTGAGCCGAGGCGGCCACCCGGACGGCGCCCGCTGA